A DNA window from Paenibacillus andongensis contains the following coding sequences:
- a CDS encoding transglutaminase-like domain-containing protein, which yields MILTCESNFLEDYLVETEEVDYSHLSIKEKAAELYDESYNEDDFVKKAYEFVRDEISHSWDIQSSRITCKASEAIFFKEGICYAKSNLLCAILRSKGIPTGFCYQQLTIGDTPDTGYCIHALNAVYLKSIGRWVRLDARGNKANVSAEFSTDEEKLAFPVREEYNEVDHPEIYKRPNLKTINALKQNTDCIQMILHGLPTSL from the coding sequence ATGATTTTAACTTGTGAATCAAATTTTCTAGAAGATTATCTGGTAGAAACAGAGGAAGTTGATTATAGTCACCTTTCCATTAAAGAAAAAGCAGCAGAGTTATATGACGAATCGTATAACGAAGATGATTTTGTGAAAAAAGCTTATGAATTTGTTCGTGATGAAATATCTCATTCTTGGGATATTCAAAGTTCACGAATTACATGTAAAGCCTCGGAAGCAATATTCTTTAAGGAAGGTATTTGTTACGCGAAGTCTAATCTGTTGTGCGCCATTTTAAGAAGCAAAGGCATTCCAACTGGTTTTTGTTATCAACAGCTTACAATAGGTGACACACCAGATACAGGGTACTGCATCCATGCCTTAAATGCAGTTTACCTCAAGTCCATAGGAAGATGGGTTCGCCTAGATGCACGTGGAAATAAAGCTAATGTTAGTGCGGAATTCTCTACAGATGAAGAAAAGCTGGCTTTTCCGGTAAGGGAAGAATACAACGAAGTGGATCATCCAGAAATATATAAACGGCCAAACTTAAAAACAATTAACGCATTAAAGCAAAATACAGATTGTATACAGATGATTCTTCATGGTTTACCAACTAGTTTATAG
- a CDS encoding DedA family protein — protein MEWISNLFEQYGYFVLILGLFTESLALPFPGELAMAISGHMSTFGSLNILIIIFCSYFGAIAGTTVTYFFGYKLGTPFFEKYGRFFFLNQERIITITNWFNKYGNKLILVSYFIPGLRHFTGYVSGILRVRLGTFLFYNFTGGLVWVLAYVMIGKIFGIKIEQFLHIISQYSIAAIIVLVVGVGIGFHIKHKKHAIIAWIRTISWHK, from the coding sequence ATGGAGTGGATTAGCAATCTCTTTGAGCAGTACGGGTATTTTGTTTTAATTTTAGGATTGTTTACCGAATCATTAGCCTTGCCTTTCCCAGGAGAATTGGCAATGGCGATATCTGGTCACATGTCTACTTTTGGAAGTTTGAATATCTTAATCATAATCTTCTGTTCTTATTTTGGAGCTATAGCTGGTACGACAGTTACTTATTTTTTTGGTTATAAACTGGGTACACCTTTCTTTGAAAAATATGGAAGATTCTTTTTTCTGAACCAAGAACGAATCATTACAATCACGAATTGGTTTAATAAATATGGTAACAAGCTCATCCTTGTCAGCTATTTTATCCCAGGTTTGCGGCACTTCACTGGCTACGTGTCCGGCATTCTAAGGGTTCGGTTAGGCACCTTTCTCTTCTATAACTTCACGGGCGGACTTGTATGGGTATTGGCTTATGTCATGATCGGTAAAATTTTCGGTATAAAAATAGAGCAATTCCTCCACATCATTTCGCAATACTCCATAGCGGCAATTATTGTTTTGGTGGTTGGAGTGGGGATTGGATTTCATATTAAGCATAAAAAACATGCAATTATAGCTTGGATACGTACAATAAGCTGGCATAAATGA
- a CDS encoding alpha/beta hydrolase encodes MDSKSSILRIENFYSTHLDNRRDIFVYLPPSYRYEKSKHYPVLYMHDGQNIFHPAFNGYSWQVNETVDRLIQNHTMEEIIVVGIPNMGAERADEFTHEMEGILHQSDKVQIKPKGQLYEAFIIDELKPYVDSVFRTLTDPDHTALMGSSRGGQVTYHIGFRRPDIFGKLAIISPYFYCVDPMTLEETPVYHAFNMKQSTSRIWIDLGGSEGTLVMEKHVREVAEKLLDLGYGADKELIYFNAPGAVHSEKDWALRLSSPLIHFFGEKGKERSLSLHGSEEVGLTGPKCRLNPILDFQTGFQMSLLRATYEVEDHRILNVLNDGTVVPLEEGETSVTVKYRDLEAAKSIRVVHAQKEHVTLEMVVHVPANTPENIKIYAWFPFIHNRGNDTYYNQLQVPLHAQFVYQISREDRSVEVDHTGKPVQRKYKALSDSKVEITVEHWS; translated from the coding sequence ATGGACAGCAAATCAAGTATTTTGCGGATTGAAAACTTTTACTCCACACATTTGGACAATAGAAGAGATATCTTTGTATACCTCCCCCCCAGTTATCGCTACGAAAAGAGTAAGCATTATCCGGTATTGTATATGCATGATGGGCAAAATATTTTCCATCCTGCCTTTAACGGCTACTCCTGGCAAGTAAACGAAACCGTGGATAGATTGATTCAAAACCATACGATGGAAGAAATCATCGTTGTGGGCATTCCCAACATGGGAGCAGAGAGGGCCGATGAATTTACCCACGAGATGGAAGGGATTCTCCATCAGTCCGATAAAGTTCAAATCAAGCCCAAAGGCCAATTGTATGAAGCGTTTATTATTGATGAGCTAAAGCCTTATGTGGATTCCGTGTTTCGGACCTTAACGGATCCAGATCATACAGCTTTAATGGGGTCATCCAGAGGCGGGCAAGTCACTTATCATATCGGATTTCGCCGACCGGATATTTTTGGAAAACTCGCCATCATTTCACCTTATTTCTACTGTGTGGACCCAATGACATTGGAAGAAACGCCAGTTTATCATGCTTTTAACATGAAACAGTCGACCTCTCGAATTTGGATCGATTTGGGAGGCAGTGAAGGCACCTTGGTGATGGAAAAGCATGTCCGTGAAGTTGCTGAGAAGCTGTTGGATTTGGGATATGGAGCTGATAAGGAACTCATTTATTTCAATGCTCCGGGAGCGGTTCATTCGGAGAAAGATTGGGCATTAAGACTTTCTTCTCCTCTCATTCACTTTTTTGGGGAAAAGGGGAAGGAACGTTCTTTATCTTTACACGGCAGTGAAGAGGTTGGTCTTACTGGCCCCAAATGCCGGCTAAATCCAATTCTTGATTTTCAAACCGGCTTTCAGATGTCTTTGCTGCGAGCGACTTATGAAGTGGAAGATCATCGCATACTGAATGTTCTGAACGACGGAACCGTAGTGCCGCTGGAAGAAGGGGAAACATCGGTAACGGTCAAATATCGGGATTTGGAAGCTGCAAAATCAATTCGTGTGGTCCATGCTCAAAAAGAACATGTGACTTTGGAAATGGTCGTTCATGTCCCAGCGAATACGCCTGAAAATATTAAAATATACGCCTGGTTTCCCTTCATTCATAACCGGGGAAATGACACCTATTACAATCAACTTCAAGTCCCTCTTCATGCCCAATTTGTCTACCAAATCAGCAGGGAAGATAGATCCGTCGAGGTTGATCATACGGGGAAACCTGTCCAGCGCAAATATAAAGCCTTATCGGATTCGAAAGTAGAAATTACAGTCGAACATTGGTCATAG
- a CDS encoding MDR family MFS transporter, translating into MSSGKNIAATEAPFSMRSILGPLVAIVVGIFMVILDGTAVNVALPKLQEEFKLLNLSLVQWTVIGYALAQAAVIPLAGWLSDRFGAKKIFLISVGLFTIGSGLCALANSVEMLITFRIIQGLGGGVVVPIAMAFIYRLSPPGKVGAVMGMMGIPILLGPALGPVVAGWLVEYHSWQWIFLINLPIGVIGIILGIRTLPNIGRQSVASLDLLGMLLGPIAFAALVYGVSNGGIDPITGKSTWMDADTLIGSGIGIVALILFIIVELRRENPLLELRVFRSGNFTKGIIVQWISQIAMFGTMFLVPLYLQQAHGYSPLKTGLIMLPQALASGLFMPIGGKLSDRFGARPLVLAGMALTTISALLLSNISADSGIGTVILPLALLGAGMGLFMMPLNNHLIQSAPQNLVGRVTSLTNAAQQVMMSFAIAILMTIFTTKMKNVMVESGKQKPDLDLYASSFGYTFLILLGIAVVGGLLGLMLQKPKKVEGESTDGAEIPMIVSH; encoded by the coding sequence ATGTCTTCAGGAAAAAACATTGCAGCAACAGAAGCCCCGTTTTCAATGCGAAGCATATTAGGGCCGTTGGTGGCAATTGTGGTTGGAATTTTCATGGTCATTTTGGACGGAACGGCAGTAAACGTTGCTCTTCCTAAGCTGCAAGAGGAATTTAAACTATTGAACTTGTCCTTAGTACAGTGGACCGTGATCGGATATGCGCTGGCACAAGCAGCGGTCATTCCTTTAGCGGGCTGGCTATCCGACAGATTTGGCGCCAAGAAAATATTCTTGATCTCAGTAGGTCTATTCACGATTGGTTCTGGTCTATGTGCGCTGGCTAATTCGGTTGAAATGCTGATTACTTTCCGTATCATCCAAGGCCTAGGTGGCGGTGTTGTTGTACCGATTGCCATGGCGTTCATCTATCGTCTGTCGCCGCCGGGAAAAGTAGGGGCCGTCATGGGCATGATGGGTATTCCGATCTTGCTGGGGCCGGCACTTGGCCCCGTTGTTGCAGGCTGGTTGGTTGAGTATCATAGCTGGCAGTGGATATTCCTGATTAACCTGCCTATCGGTGTCATCGGAATTATTCTCGGAATCCGTACATTACCGAATATTGGGCGGCAGTCGGTTGCATCCTTGGATTTATTAGGCATGCTGTTAGGGCCAATTGCCTTTGCAGCGCTAGTATACGGCGTTTCTAACGGTGGGATTGACCCGATTACCGGGAAATCCACATGGATGGATGCGGATACGCTAATCGGCTCAGGAATCGGTATTGTGGCGCTTATTTTATTCATTATCGTGGAGTTAAGACGTGAGAATCCGCTGCTCGAGCTTCGCGTTTTCCGCTCAGGTAATTTTACGAAAGGGATCATCGTACAATGGATTTCACAGATTGCGATGTTCGGAACCATGTTCCTTGTCCCTCTATATTTGCAACAGGCTCATGGCTATAGTCCTTTGAAAACAGGGCTCATCATGCTTCCGCAAGCGCTGGCTTCCGGTTTATTTATGCCAATTGGCGGTAAACTGTCCGATCGTTTCGGAGCTCGTCCGCTCGTCTTGGCGGGTATGGCTCTTACAACGATTTCAGCCTTGTTACTGTCAAATATTTCTGCAGATTCAGGTATAGGTACAGTGATCCTGCCGCTTGCACTGCTAGGCGCGGGAATGGGACTGTTTATGATGCCTCTCAATAATCATTTGATCCAATCTGCACCACAGAATTTGGTTGGACGTGTAACGTCGCTCACGAACGCCGCACAGCAAGTTATGATGTCCTTCGCTATCGCTATTTTGATGACGATCTTTACCACGAAGATGAAAAATGTAATGGTTGAATCAGGTAAGCAGAAGCCGGATTTAGACTTGTATGCTTCTTCCTTTGGGTACACATTCTTAATTCTGCTGGGTATCGCGGTTGTCGGCGGTTTGCTTGGTCTTATGCTGCAAAAACCCAAAAAGGTCGAAGGCGAGTCAACAGACGGTGCAGAAATTCCAATGATCGTTAGTCATTAA
- a CDS encoding MerR family transcriptional regulator: MEKYLSIQAISNLTGITAHTLRYYEKNGLIHAIARGSNGRRQYSVNDLAWIRFLVRLRTTGMSIKQMQQIADLRRQGSASTKERRVLLEAHKNKVAAQIERLQEHYEVINEKIEIYRQWELENQLNGGS; the protein is encoded by the coding sequence ATGGAAAAATATTTGAGCATTCAAGCCATTTCTAACCTTACTGGTATCACCGCTCACACCTTGCGTTACTATGAGAAAAACGGTCTGATTCATGCGATCGCCAGGGGTTCGAATGGTCGCCGCCAATATTCTGTCAACGATCTAGCATGGATTCGTTTTTTGGTAAGGCTTCGCACTACAGGAATGAGCATTAAGCAAATGCAACAGATCGCCGACCTGAGAAGACAAGGCTCCGCTTCGACCAAAGAAAGGAGAGTTCTGCTGGAAGCCCACAAGAACAAGGTAGCGGCACAGATCGAAAGGCTTCAAGAACATTATGAAGTCATTAACGAAAAAATAGAGATCTACCGTCAATGGGAACTAGAAAACCAACTGAATGGAGGTAGTTAA
- a CDS encoding phosphatase PAP2 family protein, which yields MVSKTEEARTGGSPDGGTMNRQYKPVEFMRKKNMKWLRKADHSMFVWCNQKVNHIVLDWLFGLITHMGGATFTILCAVLVIWYAPDDWGAVGLQSLAALALSHVIAVIIKKKMRRIRPFHVMQQARVGKFPLKDYSFPSGHTTAIFAFVTPFLFLSTQGVALLLIIFAGLVAFSRVYWGYHYPTDCVAGGTIGMGTALLVVYMTNSLLT from the coding sequence ATGGTTTCAAAAACGGAAGAAGCAAGGACGGGCGGCAGTCCAGATGGAGGAACAATGAACAGACAGTATAAGCCTGTTGAATTTATGAGGAAGAAGAACATGAAATGGTTAAGGAAGGCCGATCACAGCATGTTTGTATGGTGCAATCAAAAGGTAAATCACATTGTTCTGGATTGGTTGTTCGGATTGATTACCCACATGGGCGGCGCAACGTTTACGATTCTATGTGCCGTATTAGTTATATGGTATGCACCGGATGATTGGGGAGCGGTCGGTCTGCAAAGTTTAGCGGCTTTGGCCTTAAGTCATGTGATTGCCGTTATTATTAAGAAAAAGATGCGCAGAATTCGCCCATTCCACGTCATGCAGCAAGCGAGAGTAGGGAAATTTCCGCTTAAGGATTACTCGTTTCCATCTGGCCATACCACCGCTATTTTTGCATTCGTCACCCCCTTTCTATTCCTATCGACACAGGGAGTTGCTCTGTTATTGATCATCTTTGCGGGATTGGTTGCCTTTTCACGTGTTTATTGGGGATATCACTACCCAACGGATTGCGTAGCAGGAGGTACGATCGGAATGGGTACTGCTTTGCTGGTGGTTTATATGACGAATTCTTTATTGACATGA
- a CDS encoding amino acid permease: protein MTMISLGGSIGTGLFLASGGAIHTAGPGGALLAYFIIGIMVYFLVTSLGEMATYMPVSGTFSTYATKFVDPSLGFALGWNYWYNWAITIAAELSAATLIIKFWLPDSPSFLWSALFLALMVGLNLLSVKSYGESEYWFAMIKIVTVIVFIGIGLLMIVGIWGGKAVGFSNFTAGDAPISGGLLAVLGVCMAAGFSFQGTELVGIAAGESENPQKNVPRAIRSVFWRILLFYILAIFVVGMLIPYSTDTLSSDSVAASPFTIIFEKAGLSIAASVMNAVILSSVLSAGNSGMYASTRMLWVLAKEGKAPKIFAKLNKAGIPVYALLATAALGMLTFLASFFGDGQVYIWLLNASGMSGFIAWLGIAISHYRFRKAYVAQGRKVADLPYRSIWFPFGPILAGVMCMIVIIGQSMSAFSDGHVDWKFLLASYIGIPLFLVFWLGYKWKYKTKVLKLEECSLDTTSD from the coding sequence ATGACGATGATTTCACTCGGCGGATCGATAGGAACAGGGTTGTTCCTAGCCAGCGGCGGGGCGATTCATACGGCTGGACCAGGCGGCGCGCTGTTAGCCTACTTCATCATTGGAATTATGGTTTACTTTTTGGTAACAAGCTTGGGAGAAATGGCGACATATATGCCGGTATCTGGAACATTCAGTACCTACGCAACCAAATTCGTAGATCCATCCTTAGGCTTCGCGCTAGGGTGGAATTATTGGTACAACTGGGCAATTACAATCGCGGCAGAGTTGTCCGCGGCGACTTTAATTATTAAATTCTGGCTGCCTGACAGCCCGTCTTTCTTATGGAGTGCTCTATTCCTTGCCTTGATGGTTGGTCTTAATTTATTGTCTGTTAAAAGTTACGGCGAGTCGGAATATTGGTTCGCTATGATCAAGATTGTCACAGTGATTGTGTTTATCGGTATCGGATTGCTTATGATCGTCGGCATCTGGGGCGGGAAGGCGGTTGGATTCAGTAATTTTACAGCGGGTGACGCGCCGATTTCGGGCGGCTTGCTTGCCGTACTTGGCGTTTGTATGGCTGCCGGCTTCTCCTTCCAAGGAACCGAACTCGTCGGTATTGCAGCAGGGGAGTCCGAGAATCCTCAGAAGAACGTTCCTCGCGCGATTCGCAGCGTGTTCTGGAGAATTCTATTGTTTTACATTTTGGCTATTTTCGTTGTTGGGATGCTGATTCCGTATTCCACAGATACGCTCTCTAGCGACAGTGTAGCAGCAAGTCCGTTTACGATTATTTTCGAAAAAGCAGGCTTAAGCATAGCAGCTTCTGTGATGAACGCCGTTATCCTAAGCTCGGTTTTATCCGCTGGTAACTCAGGGATGTACGCTTCCACACGCATGCTGTGGGTATTGGCCAAAGAAGGTAAAGCGCCTAAAATATTCGCTAAATTAAATAAAGCCGGGATTCCGGTTTACGCCTTGCTCGCGACAGCTGCACTTGGAATGCTTACTTTCCTTGCCTCCTTTTTTGGAGATGGTCAAGTATACATTTGGCTATTGAACGCGTCAGGTATGTCCGGTTTCATCGCGTGGCTTGGTATTGCCATAAGCCATTACCGTTTCCGTAAAGCTTACGTTGCACAGGGGCGCAAAGTAGCTGATCTTCCATACCGCTCCATCTGGTTCCCGTTCGGGCCGATCTTGGCAGGCGTCATGTGTATGATTGTTATTATTGGCCAAAGCATGAGCGCTTTTTCGGACGGTCACGTGGACTGGAAGTTCTTACTGGCTTCCTATATAGGAATTCCATTATTCTTGGTATTCTGGCTGGGTTACAAGTGGAAATACAAAACAAAAGTATTAAAGCTGGAAGAATGCAGTTTGGATACTACCTCTGATTAA
- the asd gene encoding aspartate-semialdehyde dehydrogenase, translated as MSEKLKVGIVGGTGMVGQRFVQLLDQHPWFKVTAIAASSSSAGKTYEESVQGRWKLSGPIPEEVKNIVVQDASKVEEVAAQVDFIFCAVDMKKNEIQALEEAYAKTGTPVISNNSAHRWTPDIPMVIPEVNPGHIEVIAAQRKRLGTSTGFIAVKPNCSIQSYVPALHALLDYKPTKVVASTYQAISGAGKNFTDWPDMLDNVIPYIGGEEEKSEQEPLRIWGSIVNDEIIKASAPLITTQCIRVPVTDGHLATVFVSFEKKPSKEEILDRWLQFKGRPQELGLPSAPKQFITYFEEENRPQTKLDREIERGMGVSAGRLREDSIYDFKFVGLSHNTLRGAAGGAVLIAELLKAEGYIQAK; from the coding sequence ATGTCAGAAAAATTGAAGGTTGGAATTGTAGGAGGAACTGGTATGGTTGGTCAGCGGTTTGTTCAGTTGCTGGATCAGCATCCTTGGTTTAAAGTGACGGCCATCGCCGCTAGCAGCAGTTCTGCCGGTAAAACATATGAAGAATCTGTGCAAGGCAGATGGAAGTTGTCTGGCCCAATTCCTGAAGAAGTGAAAAATATCGTCGTACAGGATGCATCGAAAGTGGAGGAGGTAGCCGCTCAGGTCGATTTTATTTTTTGTGCAGTGGATATGAAAAAGAATGAAATTCAAGCGTTGGAAGAGGCATACGCAAAAACGGGCACGCCTGTTATTTCCAATAATTCTGCACATCGCTGGACGCCGGACATCCCGATGGTCATTCCGGAAGTTAATCCAGGGCATATTGAAGTGATTGCTGCACAGAGAAAGCGGCTTGGAACCTCCACCGGCTTCATTGCCGTTAAGCCCAACTGTTCAATCCAAAGCTATGTGCCGGCCCTTCATGCACTGCTAGATTACAAACCAACAAAAGTGGTTGCATCGACGTATCAGGCGATTTCCGGAGCAGGTAAAAACTTTACCGATTGGCCCGATATGTTGGATAATGTCATTCCTTATATTGGCGGCGAGGAAGAAAAAAGCGAGCAGGAGCCGCTGCGCATATGGGGCAGCATTGTAAATGATGAAATTATTAAAGCAAGTGCTCCTTTAATTACAACGCAGTGTATTCGCGTTCCAGTAACGGATGGGCATTTGGCTACCGTATTTGTTTCGTTCGAGAAAAAACCTTCGAAGGAAGAAATTCTTGATCGCTGGCTGCAATTCAAAGGACGACCGCAGGAGCTCGGTCTGCCAAGCGCTCCAAAACAGTTCATTACTTATTTTGAAGAAGAGAACAGGCCTCAGACTAAACTTGATCGTGAAATTGAGCGCGGTATGGGTGTTTCGGCGGGGAGATTGCGCGAGGATTCCATATATGATTTTAAATTTGTAGGACTATCACACAATACATTACGCGGAGCAGCGGGTGGTGCCGTTCTGATCGCCGAACTGCTTAAAGCGGAAGGGTACATTCAAGCAAAGTAG
- a CDS encoding carboxymuconolactone decarboxylase family protein — translation MNSPYELGNKLFQETDEEGIQAVVNGLSNVSPHISRYIIEFYGQTFSNPVLTYQQREMIVISALISLGDTPNQLKWHINFGLKVGITPDEMIEIATHCIPFCGFPRALNAVGVAKQLFAELNIEVNIEDELLQSVGERRERGLAKLQEIDGQHGDAVVDSLADIAPQLAEQIIEFAFGEIYSRSGLNPKQRQLVTLGALTAQGGCEPQLRVHLNAAIRVGLTREEIIEALLHCSPYTGFPKVLNAITVAKEIFLSH, via the coding sequence ATGAACTCACCATATGAGCTTGGAAATAAACTGTTTCAAGAAACAGATGAAGAAGGTATCCAGGCAGTCGTCAATGGTTTAAGTAACGTGTCCCCGCACATCAGTAGATACATCATTGAGTTTTACGGGCAAACTTTCAGTAATCCCGTACTCACCTACCAACAAAGAGAAATGATCGTGATCTCAGCGTTAATTTCATTAGGCGATACGCCAAATCAACTCAAGTGGCATATAAACTTCGGTTTAAAAGTTGGGATTACGCCAGACGAAATGATAGAGATTGCTACTCATTGCATACCGTTTTGCGGCTTCCCGCGTGCTTTAAATGCTGTTGGCGTTGCGAAACAACTATTTGCAGAACTAAATATCGAAGTAAACATCGAGGACGAGCTGCTGCAAAGTGTAGGAGAACGACGGGAAAGAGGCTTGGCTAAACTTCAAGAAATTGACGGTCAACATGGTGACGCGGTTGTTGATTCACTTGCCGATATTGCCCCACAGTTAGCCGAACAAATCATCGAATTTGCGTTTGGTGAAATCTACAGCCGCTCAGGATTAAATCCTAAGCAACGTCAACTCGTTACGTTAGGAGCCTTAACTGCTCAAGGTGGATGCGAGCCGCAGTTGCGCGTACATCTCAATGCCGCAATTCGTGTAGGCCTAACGAGAGAAGAAATTATTGAGGCATTGCTGCACTGCTCCCCTTACACGGGATTTCCTAAGGTGTTAAATGCAATTACCGTTGCGAAAGAGATCTTCTTATCGCATTAA
- a CDS encoding cytochrome c biogenesis protein CcdC, translating to MNSTVSLMISALIFFFILRGQLSGMRKPLKKSGVTLLLPILYISTSLMQLFDPKLHISGEQVIIALLIGMIVSIPLIVTTNFEVRDNGNTFIKRNKTVFVLLIVIFALRFLAIATIKSIDPSTLSFMCNLVTFGYIATWRIVSFIKFRGVSSSKQAVLNV from the coding sequence ATGAACTCAACAGTATCGTTGATGATTTCGGCTTTGATTTTCTTTTTCATTCTGCGTGGACAATTGAGTGGCATGCGTAAGCCGCTAAAAAAATCAGGAGTAACGTTACTGCTGCCTATCCTATACATTTCTACTTCGTTAATGCAATTGTTTGATCCAAAGCTGCATATTAGTGGAGAGCAAGTAATCATTGCTTTGTTGATCGGTATGATTGTTTCAATCCCGCTCATTGTGACGACCAACTTTGAAGTTCGAGACAATGGCAACACGTTTATTAAGCGTAACAAAACGGTCTTTGTACTGCTGATCGTGATCTTTGCACTTCGTTTCCTCGCAATTGCGACTATAAAATCAATTGATCCAAGCACACTTAGCTTTATGTGCAACCTGGTGACCTTTGGCTACATCGCGACTTGGCGGATCGTTAGTTTTATTAAATTCCGAGGTGTCAGCTCTTCGAAGCAAGCTGTGTTGAATGTTTAA